One part of the Malus sylvestris chromosome 2, drMalSylv7.2, whole genome shotgun sequence genome encodes these proteins:
- the LOC126634588 gene encoding cyclin-U4-1-like, with product MAELESPRVMTKIITFLSSLVQRVAESNDLNSHFQHQKISVFHGLTRPTISIQNYLERIFKYANCSPSCLIVAYVYLDRFSQRQPSLPINSFNVHRLLITSVMVAAKFMDDMYYNNAYYAKVGGISTIEMNFLEVDFLFGLSFNLNVTPSTFTIYCSYLQREMLLLQPPLESADSSLTLGKSPKLHLCFDEDETSHQQQQQQQQLAV from the exons ATGGCAGAGCTAGAGAGCCCAAGAGTGATGACAAAGATCATaacttttctctcttctctggtTCAAAGAGTGGCGGAATCGAATGACCTCAACAGCCATTTCCAACACCAGAAAATCTCAGTCTTCCATGGTCTAACTAGACCCACCATTTCAATACAGAACTACCTAGAGAGGATTTTCAAGTATGCCAATTGCAGCCCGTCTTGCTTAATTGTTGCGTACGTTTATCTGGATCGGTTTTCGCAGAGGCAACCCTCGTTGCCTATCAACTCATTCAACGTTCATCGGTTGCTGATTACGAGTGTCATGGTGGCTGCAAAGTTCATGGATGACAT GTACTACAACAATGCATATTATGCAAAAGTTGGAGGAATAAGCACAATAGAGATGAATTTTCTTGAAGTGGATTTCCTGTTTGGTTTGAGCTTCAACTTAAACGTGACTCCCTCAACCTTCACCATCTACTGTTCATATCTCCAGAGAGAGATGCTTCTGTTGCAACCACCTCTAGAGTCTGCAGATTCTTCTCTTACTTTAGGCAAATCACCAAAGCTCCACTTGTGCTTTGATGAGGATGAAACCTCCcatcagcaacaacaacaacagcagCAGCTAGCTGTTTGA
- the LOC126634556 gene encoding trihelix transcription factor ASIL2-like encodes MASPPSSPQDDSIIPLQSEPPQGVPLALPAPPLSQSQQTQPNPTPPSSRRLPPPCWSHDETVALIDSYREKWYSLRRGNLKATHWQDVADAIARICPAASPAKTAVQCRHKMEKLRKRYRTEIQRARSMPLSRFTSSWVHFKRMDAMEKGPAAGKRENSESPGEEEDNEENEEEEDPDQELYEELRYGSNMKSMSKLYRNGAGVGGGSGGSGGGGGPGSGFRIRIPTGVSIAQPGTKVYPKMDQKFGMNSNPGSNPGSGYGSAKVMRESGNSGRPGLGKRERDGRERERDPVAEMVSAIKLLGDGFVRMEQMKMEMAREIETMRMDMEMKRTEMILESQQRIVEAFAKAVSEKKKKAAKRMPSPEA; translated from the coding sequence ATGGCTTCTCCTCCGTCCTCCCCCCAAGACGACTCCATCATCCCTCTCCAATCGGAACCACCGCAGGGCGTGCCTCTCGCTCTCCCGGCCCCACCGCTATCCCAATCTCAGCAAACCCAGCCGAACCCAACCCCGCCTTCCTCCCGCCGCCTCCCTCCTCCCTGCTGGTCCCACGATGAGACCGTCGCCCTCATCGACTCCTACCGCGAAAAGTGGTACTCCCTCCGCCGCGGAAACCTCAAGGCCACCCACTGGCAAGACGTGGCCGACGCCATCGCTCGGATATGCCCGGCTGCTTCTCCGGCGAAGACTGCCGTCCAGTGCCGTCACAAGATGGAGAAGCTCCGGAAGCGGTACCGGACTGAGATCCAGCGAGCCAGGTCGATGCCGTTGTCCAGATTCACGTCGTCGTGGGTCCACTTCAAGCGGATGGACGCCATGGAGAAGGGGCCGGCAGCTGGGAAGAGGGAAAACTCGGAAAGTCCCGGCGAAGAGGAAGACAACGAGgagaacgaagaggaggaggatCCGGATCAGGAGCTCTACGAGGAGCTGAGATACGGGTCGAATATGAAGAGTATGAGTAAGTTGTATAGGAATGGAGCTGGGGTTGGGGGTGGAAGTGGAGGAagtggtggcggtggcggtcCCGGAAGTGGGTTTAGGATTAGGATTCCAACTGGGGTTAGCATAGCTCAGCCTGGGACCAAGGTTTATCCAAAGATGGATCAGAAATTCGGGATGAATTCGAATCCTGGGTCGAATCCTGGGTCGGGTTATGGTAGCGCAAAGGTGATGAGAGAGAGTGGGAATTCGGGGAGGCCAGgattggggaagagagagagagatgggagggagagggagagagacccCGTGGCGGAGATGGTGTCGGCGATTAAGCTTTTGGGAGATGGGTTTGTGAGAATGGAGCAGATGAAGATGGAGATGGCGAGGGAGATTGAGACGATGCGGATGGACATGGAGATGAAGCGGACGGAGATGATTTTGGAGTCCCAGCAAAGAATTGTGGAGGCCTTTGCGAAGGCGGtttcggagaagaagaagaaggcggccAAGAGAATGCCATCCCCGGAGGCTTAG